Genomic DNA from Veillonella criceti:
ACGCATAATATTCGCACCCCAAGCCGTCGATGATACAATAACCCCAATCACCACAACTAATATAAACACTGTAGACAACCAAACTAACCAAGGTTGTCTTTTTATATATCCTTTCATATAATTTGCCTCCTCAAAGCGTCTCTTTTAACTCATAATCATATTATATAAGTTAGAGTTAACTTCAAGTCAAGATATTTTACTTTGAGAATGTAATGGTAACTGTCCCTTTCCCCAGTAAGGTTTCCCAATCTACAGGATCCACAACCTCTCCTAAGTCAGTATATGCATAAGAGGAGTCAAAATTTTTGTAAAATAAAACTAACCCTTGATGGCCCCATAATTTCAACTGACCGGCCTTAATAGTCCCCGCCACTTTAGAATCGGTAGTAAAGGACGTATTCAATACAATATATTTCTCATTATCATTAACATCCTGTAAGGTCAAAGTCTGTGGTAATTGATTGACGAATTGTTCAGCTGCCACAGTATCAGCTAAACGAACCTGAATCGTCTGATTACCAATATGCATCTGAATAGATTTTTGCTTACTTTCAGGCGCATGAGTATCACTCTGTTTTGGCTCACTAACCATATTAATGCTTCCATTAGAGCTTACCGTATTAACACCATTTTCAGTTGCCGTACTATTCTCCGGTTGAGCAGCTGTACAACCTGCCACCGTACTCACCAAAACAAAGAATAACCCTATTAGTAAACCTTGCCCCATTCGTTGAACGCTATACATCGTTACCGTTACCTTTCATAACACACTATGTTATATTTCAATCAATTCATATAACGATTCACAAAATCTTTCATCTCTTGTAAAGAGTCAATCGACTCCTCCATATGAGGCAATAATAAAGCAAAATCATGAGGCATTCCAGGATACACAGTTAGCGTTACTACATTGCCAGCCGCGGCCATATTCGATGCAAAAACTTCCCCTTCGGTCTCAAACAATTCATTGCCTCCCACTTGTATAAGTGTTGGTGGTAACCCTTCTAAGTTAGCATTTATCACAGATAATTTGGCATCTGAAACAGCTAATGTACCAGCATATGCGGGAGTAATAACCGCTTCATATAAAGGAGTACCTACACCTAATACTTGATCTTTAGTGGCATTTTCAGTCCTTGAAGTAGCTACCTTATGTTCAAAATCAGCCCAAGGTGAAGCTAATAACATCACTCCAGGTTGTTCTATCTGATGGTCACGCAAATATAATGACAATGCTACCGCTAAATTGCCGCCAGCCGAATCACCAACAACTATAATATGTTGCCCCTCTATACCAGCAGCCAATAAACTTTTATACACGGTAATAGCATCTTCCAATGCAGCTGGGTATTTATATTCAGGAGCCAAGCGATAATCCACACTATACACATCACTAGCTTCCATCAAAGTTGCTTCTTTTAAGGCCAATGTACGATGATAATCGGTCATGCCAGCCACATAACCACCACCATGAAATTGTAAAATCACACGATTACTTTTAATACGTTCATTATGATAATGCTCTACTGGCACTTGTTCATAATATAACATATCTTTTGACCAGCCATCGGGCATCGTAAACGGAGTCACAGTCTCCTTAGATTGCTGAAACAACACTTTAATTTCATTAGAAATATACGCCTGTTTAGCTTGCCCTGTTAAAACAACCCCTTGTGTAGGTATATCAAGTGGCAATGCCCAAGCTTGTCCCCCTATACTCCCTACAGCCAAAGTGGCTACTAACGCAGCTTTTAATACGTTCCCTTTAATTCCCATGTATACCTCCCATAACGTATCACACACAGTTTACTAAGTAGCACGCTTAATTCTAACCAACTTCTATCTACAAAACTATTAAATACAATAAAATACTACTCATAAGTATTCTTACTTACAAGTAGTATTTTAAATCTTAAAGTTAACTTCAAGTCAACTAAATAATAGAATTTATTGTGTAGCCTTAAATAGCTTTTATCAATTCGCTCTAATTATAGTGACTATTTTTTATTTCAAATTTTTGTGGAAGAATTCAGTAATTTCTTTGAATGGAATCATGTCTGTTTTATCATATAAATCTACATGAGTAGCACCTGGTACTACAAGTAATTGTTTATTATCACCAGTTAACGCTTTCATTACGTCTTCAGACATATAACGGGAATGCGCATTTTCACCAGTAACTAACAATACAGGGCGTGGTGCAATTTCATCTAAATGTGCAGACATACTGAAATTCATAAAACCATATGGCATAACATCGACCCAAGCTGTTGTGGAGTTAATGGAACGTGGGTGATAGCCACGACCAGTACGATAGAAATCAAAGAATTGTTTACCCACTGGATCCATATCAGGAGACGCTACTTCTGGTAATAAATGTCCATCAGTCAACGTAATAAGTTCACCATTTACAATTGGCACTTCATGATACCCTGGCGCCGTTGTACCACGATCAACCATTTCCCAACGTTTATCAGCTAAATAATGTAATACTTTATCACGATCTTCAGCCGTATAATAATCATTTAAGCCCTGACCAATAGAACGGGACATATCATAAAGAACAGACGTAGCCACTGCTTTTACACGTTTATCCATAGCCGCATCAGATAAAGCCATGCCGCCAAAACCACAAATCCCCATAAGACCAATATTATCACGGTCTACATTATCTAAGGAACCTAAAAAGTCAATAGCTGCACTGAAGTCTTCCGTATTAATATCTGGAGAGGCCATATTGCGTGGCGTACCACCACTTTCACCAGTATAGGATGGGTCAAAGGCAATTGTCACAAAACCTTGTTCAGCTAAGGACTGGGCATACAAACCAGAGGTTTGTTCTTTAACTGCCCCAAATGGTCCTGCTACCGCAATAGCGGCCATTTTACCAGTACCAGCTTTTGGTGTATATAAATCACCAACTAAAGTAATCCCATAACGGTTAACAAAAGTAACTTTACGATGATCTACTTTATCACTTTTAGGGAAAATTTTATCCCATTTGCTTTCTAATTTTAATGCTTCTGGTTGATTCATAGGGGAATTGATTTTATCTTGTGCATTTGTTGTTGGTATTACCTGCTGCTGTGCTTCTGCTATATGTTTTGCATTACTTGGAATTGGCACATACGCTACATTAGCTGCATCCACAGTATTAACACCGAATCCATACACCGCTGCCACAGTAGCTGCTAACACAGCTTGTTTTAAAATTGTTTTACGAAATTTCATACTACTTCCTCCTCTAACTCAATAGTAATTTACTCTTTAGCTTTAGTTTAAAAAGTTTCATAAAAAACTAAAATATAACTAATACTATTACTGTTATTTATTTAATTATAGTTGCTGTATACTGCGGGCTTCATAGATACGTTGAAGTCCATACATAACAGTAGCTATAATAACCAAAATAATTCCGCCATACATAGTGGAGCCTACCCCCAGTTGACCAATCCATAGCCCACATAAGGTAGTTCCTACGACAACACCAATGTTAGCGGCTGTAAGAAATAAGCCATTGGCAAAATTGAGTGCTTCATACGCAGCTCGGGTAATCCAATATTGAGTGATATTAGCACATATACCAGCGATAATCCCCCAAAAGAGGACTAAGCTAATCGCTAACCATGCATTCTCGCCGCCTACAATAAATCCCACATACGTGCTTATGATTAATAACAAAACAATTTGTATCGTCCACATAGCTTGTTGGCTCAATAAGCGACCAGCTAACGCACTCCCTACCATATTCATTACACCATATAATAAAAGCGTAACACTTACTATGTTGGCTGTTAAGCCACTAACCGTTAATGCATATTCAACAAAATAATTGTAAACACCATAAATAGAACCATTTAAGGCCATAACAAATAAAATAGCCATCCATAACGTGGGTTTACGCAATACCCGTAACTGTTTGCCATAGGAAATAGCTTCCACAGGCAAATTAGCGGGCACATACAAAAGGGTCATAATAAATACCAGTGCTGTAATAATTGCTGAAAATAAAAAAGCAGCACTTAAATCTACATGAACGGCTAAGAAATTGCTCACTGGAATTCCTACTACCATCCCTGCCGCTACGCCCATATTAATCTTAGCCACAGCTTTAGGGGCATTTTCCTTACCTACCACACTCGCAGCTAATGAAAAGCCCATAGCGCAATATACTGGATGTAATAAAGCAGGAATTAAACGAGCTAAAAATAACACTTCAAAAGTCGTCGCCCACGCAGCCACTATACTAGCTATGGTAAACACAGCTAATATTAATAGCATTAGCGGTTTTCTTGGTAATTTAGATAACAATAAGGGCATCGTTGGTCCGGCTATGGCTACCCCAAAAGCAAATATACTTAATAAAGTACCCGCTTGAATCAACGATACATTATACTGCTCAGCAATATAGGGTAAAACACCTATAATGCCCATTTCCGTATTTAATATACCAAATACACCAATTGCTAAAATATAAACTAATTTTGATGAATTCATTATCACAGCTCCTTCATCTAAGATTATCTTGTACCTAACCCAGATAATCTACGCTTAAGTATCACCATACAGATGGTCTATATAGTGACCCCAGTAACTCTATTATATTCAATTCCATAAATATAACAATTATTTATAATTTATACCTAGATATTCTTTTAATCTATTTCTATTTTGTATATACTATAAGTAAGTTAAGATACTGATTACTGGCAAATAGTATTGTTTTAATCCATTTGACAAACTTTACAAGAAAACATATATAAAAGGATATAAGCTATGGAAACTCGTGTATTACGCTACTTTTTAGAAATGGCGCGCGAAGGCAATATGTCTCGAGCTGCTAAAAAACTCCACATCACACAACCAACTATGTCAAAACAATTGCGCGACCT
This window encodes:
- a CDS encoding MFS transporter: MNSSKLVYILAIGVFGILNTEMGIIGVLPYIAEQYNVSLIQAGTLLSIFAFGVAIAGPTMPLLLSKLPRKPLMLLILAVFTIASIVAAWATTFEVLFLARLIPALLHPVYCAMGFSLAASVVGKENAPKAVAKINMGVAAGMVVGIPVSNFLAVHVDLSAAFLFSAIITALVFIMTLLYVPANLPVEAISYGKQLRVLRKPTLWMAILFVMALNGSIYGVYNYFVEYALTVSGLTANIVSVTLLLYGVMNMVGSALAGRLLSQQAMWTIQIVLLLIISTYVGFIVGGENAWLAISLVLFWGIIAGICANITQYWITRAAYEALNFANGLFLTAANIGVVVGTTLCGLWIGQLGVGSTMYGGIILVIIATVMYGLQRIYEARSIQQL
- a CDS encoding alpha/beta hydrolase; its protein translation is MKFRKTILKQAVLAATVAAVYGFGVNTVDAANVAYVPIPSNAKHIAEAQQQVIPTTNAQDKINSPMNQPEALKLESKWDKIFPKSDKVDHRKVTFVNRYGITLVGDLYTPKAGTGKMAAIAVAGPFGAVKEQTSGLYAQSLAEQGFVTIAFDPSYTGESGGTPRNMASPDINTEDFSAAIDFLGSLDNVDRDNIGLMGICGFGGMALSDAAMDKRVKAVATSVLYDMSRSIGQGLNDYYTAEDRDKVLHYLADKRWEMVDRGTTAPGYHEVPIVNGELITLTDGHLLPEVASPDMDPVGKQFFDFYRTGRGYHPRSINSTTAWVDVMPYGFMNFSMSAHLDEIAPRPVLLVTGENAHSRYMSEDVMKALTGDNKQLLVVPGATHVDLYDKTDMIPFKEITEFFHKNLK
- a CDS encoding alpha/beta hydrolase; translation: MGIKGNVLKAALVATLAVGSIGGQAWALPLDIPTQGVVLTGQAKQAYISNEIKVLFQQSKETVTPFTMPDGWSKDMLYYEQVPVEHYHNERIKSNRVILQFHGGGYVAGMTDYHRTLALKEATLMEASDVYSVDYRLAPEYKYPAALEDAITVYKSLLAAGIEGQHIIVVGDSAGGNLAVALSLYLRDHQIEQPGVMLLASPWADFEHKVATSRTENATKDQVLGVGTPLYEAVITPAYAGTLAVSDAKLSVINANLEGLPPTLIQVGGNELFETEGEVFASNMAAAGNVVTLTVYPGMPHDFALLLPHMEESIDSLQEMKDFVNRYMN
- a CDS encoding cyclophilin-like fold protein, whose protein sequence is MYSVQRMGQGLLIGLFFVLVSTVAGCTAAQPENSTATENGVNTVSSNGSINMVSEPKQSDTHAPESKQKSIQMHIGNQTIQVRLADTVAAEQFVNQLPQTLTLQDVNDNEKYIVLNTSFTTDSKVAGTIKAGQLKLWGHQGLVLFYKNFDSSYAYTDLGEVVDPVDWETLLGKGTVTITFSK